A genomic stretch from Penicillium digitatum chromosome 4, complete sequence includes:
- a CDS encoding 60S ribosomal protein eL8: MVPPKSGKKTAALPYPQGKAGAGKKAAKNPLFEKRSRNFGIGQDIQPRRNLSRFVKWPEYVRLQRQKKILNMRLKVPPSIAQFQATLDRNTAAQTFKLLSKYRPETKAEKKERLVQEATAVAEGKKKEDVSKKPYNVKYGLNHVVGLVENKKASLVLIAHDVDPIELVVFLPALCRKMGVPYAIVKGKARLGTVVHKKTSAVLALTETRAEDKAEFAKLLSAIKEGYTDKNEDSRRHWGGGIMGAKANARIEKKQKALASAIKV, encoded by the exons CCTCCTAAGTCCGGAAAGAAGACCGCCGCTCTGCCCTACCCCCAGGGCAAGGCTGGCGCTGGCAAGAAGGCTGCCAAG AACCCCCTTTTCGAGAAGCGCTCTCGCAACTTCGGTATCGGCCAGGACATCCAGCCCCGTCGCAACCTCTCCCGCTTTGTCAAGTGGCCCGAGTATGTCCGTCTTCAGCGCCAGAAGAAGATCCTGAACATGCGCCTGAAGGTCCCCCCTTCCATCGCTCAGTTCCAGGCCACTCTCGACCGCAACACCGCTGCCCAGACCTTCAAGCTCCTCTCTAAGTACCGTCCTGAGAccaaggccgagaagaaggagcgtCTCGTCCAGGAGGCCACCGCCGTCgccgagggcaagaagaaggaggatgTCTCCAAGAAGCCCTACAACGTCAAGTACGGTCTCAACCACGTCGTTGGCCTCGTTGAGAACAAGAAGGCTTCCCTCGTCCTCATCGCTCACGATGTTGACCCCATTGAGCTGGTTGTCTTCCTCCCCGCTCTCTGCCGCAAGATGGGTGTCCCCTACGCCATTGTCAAGGGCAAGGCCCGTCTCGGCACAGTCGTCCACAAGAAGACCTCCGCCGTTCTCGCCCTGACCGAGACCCGCGCTGAGGACAAGGCCGAGTTCGCCAAGCTCCTCTCCGCCATCAAGGAGGGTTACACCGACAAGAACGAGGATTCCCGCCGTCACTGGGGTGGTGGTATCATGGGCGCCAAGGCCAACGCCCGCATcgagaagaagcagaaggcTCTTGCTTCCGCCATCAAGGTTTAA
- a CDS encoding phosphoglycerate mutase family protein, putative: protein MGWFSDDSDQAQAYNTYNGQEEHDPSAIHELIAGAASYEAAKAYENHVAENGEPDSHAKAKEILSGFAGAFVDREVETRGLDFFDKEKAKYQASEQVYQAYDNYGNQF from the exons aTGGGCTGGTTCAGTG ACGACTCCGACCAGGCTCAGGCCTACAACACCTACAACGGCCAGGAAGAGCACGATCCTTCCGCGATCCACGAGCTGATCGCCGGTGCCGCTAGCTACGAGGCTGCCAAGGCCTACGAGAACCACGTCGCTGAGAACG GCGAGCCTGATAGCCACGCAAAGGCCAAGGAGATCCTCTCTGGATTTGCTGGTGCCTTTGTCGACCGTGAGGTCGAGACCCGAGGATTGGACTTCTTTGACAAGGAGAAGGCCAAGTACCAGGCCAGCGAGCAGGTCTACCAGGCGTACGACAACTATGGAAATCAGTTTTAG